A window of Hippoglossus stenolepis isolate QCI-W04-F060 chromosome 16, HSTE1.2, whole genome shotgun sequence contains these coding sequences:
- the LOC118124029 gene encoding uncharacterized protein LOC118124029, translating into MSAIELDLLRRAIIEETKSYLVTTAQYAKTVDDCDSKIAEMDQAIAAKERHIIQLEDLRKKERAMYEKSLNLMELHLMDANRILAKEMKHNQENACDVRMSITRMGDIEREVTERESHMNKCKRFRDILFKMASLMQIEEDAFIQSLTHSSEEGMEVNVSEELMALVTNLSDQNLLQVNATERRKETLDERQTNLKKIQEKGNDQIHDLVLTKLEDMINKDEGRLATLKRLVAFTPSLSVDDDDVEWDTLSRKVTGVYESCMGRNHVCNATEMLCKIEGHVLVLLDQLESLPQDALKTLRRLILADRIKKNTEENLKHQQLRELETKEKCLKRLMSDVKKRTGRKLMLRSMIPDDRKTKDVEERPQTPEEIVWDKETCEKEEKSAVAALWEDWRLAKAEKEAKLAEQCKKKMEEESAAMSHAHIPTRRSNREGSGPKFGAVAFRIPSASTKRPLPRPSRPKLSKTNFTNSSSKEETRITQLQQTCPVCHPFAAASGNELDKPAKVEKPRLDLSTLLRMRRLY; encoded by the coding sequence ATGTCTGCGATTGAACTAGATTTGCTCCGGCGTGCCATAATTGAGGAAACAAAATCCTATTTGGTGACTACGGCGCAGTACGCCAAGACTGTGGATGATTGTGATTCAAAAATTGCGGAGATGGACCAGGCCATCGCAGCAAAGGAACGACACATCATTCAGCTTGAGGATCtcaggaagaaagaaagggcCATGTATGAAAAGTCCCTCAATTTGATGGAATTACACTTGATGGACGCCAACAGGATTCTTGCAAAAGAGATGAAGCACAATCAGGAGAATGCTTGTGACGTTAGGATGTCAATTACTAGAATGGGGGACATTGAAAGGGaagtcacagagagagagtcgCATATGAACAAATGCAAAAGATTCAGAGACATTTTGTTCAAGATGGCTTCTTTGATGCAGATAGAGGAAGACGCTTTCATCCAGTCGCTAACACACAGCAGTGAGGAGGGGATGGAGGTAAACGTCTCTGAGGAGCTAATGGCTCTGGTGACAAATTTGTCGGACCAGAATCTGTTGCAGGTCAACGCCACAGAAAGACGGAAGGAAACACTGGACGAGCGCCAGACCAATCTGAAGAAAATACAAGAGAAAGGAAACGATCAAATACACGATTTGGTGTTGACCAAATTGGAGGATATGATCAACAAAGACGAGGGGAGACTCGCCACACTCAAACGTCTGGTTGCATTCACTCCATCGTTATCCGTGGACGACGACGATGTAGAGTGGGACACTCTTAGCAGGAAGGTGACAGGAGTGTATGAGTCCTGCATGGGTAGGAATCATGTCTGCAACGCCACTGAAATGCTCTGTAAAATTGAGGGCCATGTTTTGGTGCTGCTCGATCAACTCGAAAGCCTCCCTCAAGATGCACTGAAGACACTGAGGAGGCTCATCCTGGCCGACAGGATCAAAAAGAACACCGAGGAAAACCTGAAACATCAACAGTTGAGAGAACTGGAAACGAAGGAGAAGTGTCTGAAAAGGCTGATGAGCGACGTCAAGAAGAGGACCGGAAGAAAATTGATGTTGAGATCCATGATCCCCGACGATCGCAAAACCAAAGACGTGGAGGAGAGGCCGCAGACACCCGAGGAGATTGTTTGGGACAAAGAGACGTGCGAAAAGGAGGAGAAGTCTGCTGTTGCCGCCCTGTGGGAGGATTGGAGATTGGCGAAGGCTGAAAAGGAGGCTAAACTGGCCGAGCAGTgcaagaagaagatggaggaggagagtgctGCAATGTCTCACGCCCACATCCCGACAAGGCGTTCGAACAGGGAAGGGTCTGGTCCCAAATTTGGTGCAGTTGCCTTCAGGATTCCCTCTGCCAGTACCAAGCGCCCACTGCCCAGACCTTCCAGGCCTAAACTTTCCAAAACTAATTTCACCAACAGCTCAAGCAAGGAGGAAACGAGGATCACACAACTACAACAGACCTGCCCCGTGTGTCATCCGTTTGCAGCGGCCAGCGGCAACGAGCTGGATAAACCAGCTAAGGTTGAAAAACCCAGGCTTGATCTCTCGACCCTGCTCAGAATGAGGAGACTATATTAA